One Odocoileus virginianus isolate 20LAN1187 ecotype Illinois chromosome 6, Ovbor_1.2, whole genome shotgun sequence DNA segment encodes these proteins:
- the LOC110133394 gene encoding olfactory receptor 11H7, whose protein sequence is MNKSGISTVTQFVLLGFPGPWKMQIIFFSMLLLVYILTLTGNIAIICAVRWDHRLHTPMYVFLANFSFLEVWYVTCTVPNMLVNFLSKTKTISFSGCFTQFYFFFSLGTTECFFLCVMAYDRYLAICRPLHYPTIMTGKLCAILVSLCWLTGFLGHSVPILFISQLPYCGPNIIDHFLCDVDPLMALSCATSPIIEHVFHSVSSLIIILTILYILGSYTLVLRAVLRVPSSSGRQKAFSTCGSHLIVVSLFYGTIMVMYVSPTSGNSVAMHKIITLIYSVVTPVLNPLIYSLRNRDMKFALHQVLCGMRIMQTS, encoded by the coding sequence ATGAATAAGTCAGGAATATCTACTGTGACACAGTTTGTCTTGCTGGGCTTTCCCGGTCCCTGGAAAATGCAGATCATCTTCTTCTCAATGCTTCTGTTGGTCTACATCTTGACTCTAACTGGGAACATAGCTATCATTTGTGCTGTGAGGTGGGACCACCGACTCCATACCCCTATGTACGTGTTCCTGGCCAACTTCTCCTTCCTAGAGGTCTGGTATGTGACCTGCACAGTCCCCAATATGCTGgtcaattttctttccaaaaccAAAACCATATCCTTCTCTGGTTGCTTCACTCAAttctacttcttcttttccctggGCACAACTGAATGCTTCTTCCTCTGTGTCATGGCTTATGATCGCTACCTTGCCATCTGTCGTCCACTGCACTATCCCACCATCATGACTGGGAAGCTCTGTGCCATTCTAGTGTCTCTTTGTTGGCTCACTGGTTTCTTAGGACATTCAGTTCctattctcttcatttctcaactACCCTATTGTGGTCCCAACATCATTGATCACTTTCTGTGTGATGTGGACCCACTGATGGCATTGTCCTGTGCCACCTCACCCATAATAGAGCATGTATTCCATTCTGTGAGCTCTCTTATCATCATTCTGACCATTTTGTACATCCTTGGATCTTATACCTTGGTGCTCAGAGCTGTGCTTCGGGTTCCTTCTTCATCTGGGCGGCAAAAGGCCTTCTCTACCTGTGGATCCCACTTAATTGTTGTATCTCTGTTCTATGGAACCATTATGGTGATGTATGTGAGCCCCACATCTGGCAACTCAGTTGCTATGCATAAAATCATCACACTGATATACTCTGTAGTGACACCAGTCTTAAATCCCCTCATCTACAGCCTACGCAATAGGGACATGAAATTTGCCCTCCATCAGGTCCTCTGTGGAATGAGAATTATGCAAACTTCATGA